Genomic window (Streptomyces cadmiisoli):
GAAGGCCTCCTGTGCGTCGCGCAGTGCCCGGCGCAGCCGGCACGCCCCCCGCAGCGGGCAGGGTGTGTCGCCTTCGCAGGTGACGACCTCGCCCTCACCCTCGAGTTCCCTGACCAGCCAGCCGACGGATGCCTGACGGCCCAGGCCGGTCAGCTCCAGGCCGCCGCCGCGGCCTCGCCTGGCCTCCAGTACGCCGAGGTGCTGGAGTCGGGTGACCGCCTTGGCCATGTGTGTGGCGGGCACGCCCATCACCTCCGCCACTTCCCGGGTGGTCAGGAAGTCGTCCTGCTCGGAGACCGCCAGGCGCATCACGGCACGTAGCGCCAGGTCGGTGAACTTCGTCAGCCTCACGTAAGCGATGCTAGCAAATACGCATCCTGGATTCCTCTTTAAAGGGATGCCTGTACGGTGTGGGTCGCGTCACGCGCTCGTCCTCGACGGCGCGCCGTGCTCACACCATCAAGGTGATCGCGTACGCCAGGAAGAACGCGGCGATCAGCACGGTGAGGACCGCGATCACGATCAGCGGTCCCTTGGTCCAGCCCCGTGCCCGCTGGTAGTCCAGCTGTGGAACAGCCTCCGCCATGCTGCTCTCGCAGGGGGGAGTCTCGCCCGGTGGAACCCCGCCCGGCTCCACCCTGGGCATCCGGGACGACTCGGTGCCGGGTGCGCCGAACCGGTCGCCCCGCGCCTGGCCGAGTCCGCTGTTCTGGTTCATTTGGTCCATGTTGTCCATGTAACCCCCCGGCCGACCCTCCCGCGACATCTGCATGAGGGAGGTCCGTGCCGCACGCCGGGCTCACTCGATCGGCTGCGAATTCTCGCTGCGGCCCGTCGGCTGTAGGACGCTCTGCGGTGGTGCCCGAACGATCCGTCGGCACGACGGCGATCACCCCACGGAGGAACCATGGTCACCCCGGACGGCCTCAAATACAGCAAGGACCACGAGTGGGTCCGCGTCACGGGCGACAAGGCCCGTGTGGGCATCACCGACCATGCCCAGAAGCAGCTCGGGGACGTGGTCTACGTGGAACTCCCGAACAAGGGCGACCGGTTCGAGGCTTCGGAGCCGTTCGGCACCGTGGAGTCGGTCAAGGCGGCGAGCGAGGTCTACGTGCCGCTGTCCGGCTCGGTCACCGCCGTGAACGAAGCACTCCACGACGAGCCCGAATCGGTCAACACGGACCCGTACGACGACGGCTGGATGATCGAGATCAAGCTGACCGACACCTCGCAGCTGGACTCCCTCCTCACCGCCGCCGAATACGAGGACTACATCAAGGCCGAGTCAGCCGAGTGACCCCGCGGCGGTCGAGGTGCGCCGCCGGCCGGGGACCGGGCGGGTCCGGGCCGGCGGCGGCCTCACCCCTCCGCGGAGAAGGATCAGCCACTGACAGGCGCGCCGAACCACCTGCGCAGCCCGCTCAGCAGCGCCGCCGGATCCTCTCCGGCCCAGGCCACATGGCCGTCGGGCCGCAGCAGCACAGCGGGTACGTCCAGCTCGTCGCCGACGTCCACGACGTGGTCGACGCGGTCCGTCCAGCCCGCCACGGAGAGCCGGCCGGTCTGGTCGAGCAGCAGCCCGCGCCCGGCGTGCATCCGCGCGTACAGGCGCCCCTGCTTCAGCTCGATGTCCCGCAGGCGCCGCCCGAGCAGCTCGTGGCCCGCACCGAA
Coding sequences:
- the nsrR gene encoding nitric oxide-sensing transcriptional repressor NsrR, producing MRLTKFTDLALRAVMRLAVSEQDDFLTTREVAEVMGVPATHMAKAVTRLQHLGVLEARRGRGGGLELTGLGRQASVGWLVRELEGEGEVVTCEGDTPCPLRGACRLRRALRDAQEAFYAALDPITVADLVTSPTGPVLVGLTGHRPD
- a CDS encoding DUF6480 family protein yields the protein MNQNSGLGQARGDRFGAPGTESSRMPRVEPGGVPPGETPPCESSMAEAVPQLDYQRARGWTKGPLIVIAVLTVLIAAFFLAYAITLMV
- the gcvH gene encoding glycine cleavage system protein GcvH — encoded protein: MVTPDGLKYSKDHEWVRVTGDKARVGITDHAQKQLGDVVYVELPNKGDRFEASEPFGTVESVKAASEVYVPLSGSVTAVNEALHDEPESVNTDPYDDGWMIEIKLTDTSQLDSLLTAAEYEDYIKAESAE